In the genome of Streptomyces sp. V2I9, one region contains:
- a CDS encoding electron transfer flavoprotein subunit alpha/FixB family protein, giving the protein MADVLVLVDHVDGAVRKPTLELLALARRLGDPVAVALGAGAGATAGVLGEHGAVRVLVSEASEFGDYLVVPKVDALVAAFGAVSPVAVLVVSSAEGKEVAARVALRIGSGIITDATDVEAGDGGPVATQAVFAASYTTRSRVSRGVPVITVKPNSAAVEPSAAAGAVEDLAVSFGDAASGTRVTSRTPRESTGRPELTEAAIVVSGGRGVNGAENFPLIEALADSLGAAVGASRAAVDAGWYPHTSQVGQTGKSVSPQLYIASGISGAIQHRAGMQTSKTIVAINKDPEAPIFELVDYGVVGDLFTVVPQLTEEITARKG; this is encoded by the coding sequence ATGGCTGATGTTCTGGTTCTGGTCGATCATGTGGATGGTGCGGTCCGCAAGCCGACGCTGGAGTTGCTGGCGCTGGCGCGGCGGCTGGGTGATCCGGTCGCGGTGGCGTTGGGTGCGGGTGCGGGGGCGACCGCGGGGGTGCTGGGTGAGCACGGTGCGGTGAGGGTGCTGGTCTCGGAGGCTTCCGAGTTCGGTGATTATCTGGTGGTGCCGAAGGTGGACGCGCTGGTGGCGGCGTTCGGGGCGGTGTCGCCGGTGGCGGTGCTGGTGGTGTCCTCGGCGGAGGGCAAGGAGGTCGCGGCGCGTGTGGCGCTGCGGATCGGTTCGGGGATCATCACCGATGCCACCGATGTGGAGGCGGGGGACGGGGGGCCGGTGGCGACGCAGGCGGTGTTCGCGGCGTCGTACACGACGAGGTCGCGTGTGTCGCGGGGTGTTCCGGTGATCACGGTGAAGCCGAACTCGGCTGCGGTCGAGCCGTCCGCCGCGGCGGGTGCGGTGGAGGATCTGGCGGTGTCGTTCGGTGACGCGGCGTCGGGGACGAGGGTGACCTCGCGGACGCCGCGTGAGTCGACGGGGCGTCCGGAGCTGACGGAGGCGGCGATCGTGGTCTCGGGTGGGCGTGGGGTCAACGGTGCGGAGAACTTCCCGCTGATCGAGGCTCTCGCGGACTCGCTGGGGGCGGCGGTGGGCGCTTCGCGTGCCGCGGTGGACGCGGGCTGGTACCCGCACACCTCGCAGGTCGGGCAGACCGGCAAGTCCGTCTCGCCGCAGCTGTACATCGCCTCGGGGATCTCCGGCGCGATCCAGCACCGGGCGGGGATGCAGACCTCGAAGACGATCGTCGCGATCAACAAGGACCCCGAGGCCCCGATCTTCGAGCTCGTCGACTACGGCGTCGTCGGTGACCTCTTCACCGTCGTCCCCCAGCTCACCGAGGAGATCACCGCCCGCAAGGGCTGA
- a CDS encoding electron transfer flavoprotein subunit beta/FixA family protein — translation MSLRIVVCVKYVPDATGDRRFADDLTLDRDDVDGLLSELDEYAVEQALQIADGADDAEITVVTVGPEDAKDALRKALSMGADRAVHVEDDGLHGTDVMGTSLVLAKAVERTGYDLVICGMASTDGVMGVLPALLAERLGVPQVTLLSEVSVDGGVVVGRRDGDTASERLEASLPAVVSVTDQSGEARYPSFKGIMAAKKKPVESLDLDDLGLEADEVGLAGAWTAVESATERPARTAGTIVKDEGEGGRELAGFLAGRKFI, via the coding sequence GTGAGCTTGAGGATCGTTGTCTGTGTGAAGTACGTGCCCGACGCGACCGGTGACCGGCGTTTCGCCGATGACCTGACGCTGGACCGTGATGATGTCGACGGTCTGCTCTCGGAGCTGGACGAGTACGCGGTCGAGCAGGCGTTGCAGATCGCGGACGGGGCGGACGATGCGGAGATCACCGTGGTGACGGTGGGTCCGGAGGATGCCAAGGACGCGTTGCGCAAGGCGTTGTCGATGGGTGCGGACAGGGCGGTTCATGTCGAGGACGACGGTCTGCACGGTACGGACGTGATGGGGACGTCGCTGGTGCTGGCGAAGGCGGTCGAGAGGACCGGTTACGACCTGGTGATCTGCGGGATGGCCTCGACGGACGGGGTGATGGGGGTGCTTCCGGCGCTGCTGGCGGAGCGGCTGGGGGTGCCGCAGGTGACGCTGCTGTCGGAGGTGTCGGTGGACGGTGGTGTGGTGGTCGGGCGGCGTGACGGTGACACGGCGTCCGAGCGGCTGGAGGCGTCGCTGCCGGCGGTGGTGTCGGTGACCGACCAGTCGGGTGAGGCCAGGTATCCGTCGTTCAAGGGGATCATGGCGGCGAAGAAGAAGCCGGTGGAGTCGCTGGATCTGGATGATCTGGGTCTGGAGGCGGACGAGGTGGGTCTGGCGGGTGCGTGGACGGCGGTCGAGTCGGCGACCGAGCGTCCGGCGCGGACGGCGGGCACGATCGTGAAGGACGAGGGTGAGGGCGGCAGGGAGCTGGCCGGGTTCCTCGCGGGCCGGAAGTTCATCTAG
- a CDS encoding flavin reductase family protein, which produces MTATPDLATALTAATPELLRSVFRRHAAGVAVITAAGDRPVGFTATSLTSVAAEPPLISFGVGTSSSSWPVLSRAEHVGVHILGEHQRELAATFARSGADRFGPSTDWSSGPEGVPLLADVSAWLVCRVVTRVPAGDHRIVIAEAVAGSHTGPGRPLVYHQGRFTALRD; this is translated from the coding sequence ATGACGGCAACCCCGGATCTCGCCACCGCCCTGACGGCCGCGACCCCCGAACTCCTCCGCTCCGTCTTCCGCCGCCACGCCGCCGGCGTGGCCGTGATCACCGCCGCGGGGGACCGCCCGGTCGGCTTCACCGCCACCTCGCTGACCTCCGTCGCCGCCGAGCCTCCGCTGATCTCCTTCGGCGTCGGCACCTCGTCCTCCAGCTGGCCCGTGCTGTCACGGGCCGAACACGTCGGCGTCCACATACTCGGCGAGCACCAGCGGGAACTGGCCGCGACCTTCGCCCGCAGCGGGGCCGACCGCTTCGGCCCGTCGACCGACTGGAGCAGCGGCCCCGAAGGCGTTCCGCTGCTCGCCGACGTCTCCGCCTGGCTGGTCTGCCGCGTGGTGACCCGTGTTCCCGCAGGGGACCACCGCATCGTCATCGCCGAGGCCGTGGCGGGCTCGCACACCGGACCGGGCCGCCCGCTCGTCTACCACCAGGGACGCTTCACGGCTCTGCGAGACTGA
- a CDS encoding thioredoxin family protein, which produces MDGRTHRQRLDAAQLGAELGERATLVQFSSAFCQPCRATRRTLEEVAGMVDGVAHVEIDAESSLALVRQLGITSTPTVLVLDAGGEVVRRASGQPRTVDVVAALGHAI; this is translated from the coding sequence GTGGACGGCCGGACACACAGGCAGCGGCTCGACGCCGCCCAACTCGGCGCGGAACTCGGGGAACGGGCGACACTCGTCCAGTTCTCCAGCGCCTTCTGCCAGCCCTGCCGGGCCACGCGCCGCACGCTCGAGGAGGTGGCCGGGATGGTCGACGGCGTCGCCCATGTCGAGATCGACGCCGAGTCCAGCCTCGCCCTGGTGCGTCAGCTCGGCATCACGAGCACCCCGACCGTCCTGGTGCTCGACGCCGGGGGAGAGGTGGTCCGCCGGGCGTCCGGTCAGCCCCGTACCGTCGACGTCGTGGCGGCGCTGGGGCACGCCATATGA
- a CDS encoding 1-acyl-sn-glycerol-3-phosphate acyltransferase, translating into MAELVYRPVIGAARTMFKALDLKIDTQGSEHIPKTGGAVLVSNHISYLDFIFTGLGALPQKRLVRFMAKESVFRHKISGPLMRGMKHIPVDRKQGEDAYAHALQSLRSGEIVGVFPEATISQSFTLKSFKSGAARLAQEAGVPLIPMALWGTQRIWTKGRPRNFGRSHIPITIRVGEPVEAPADQYAGAITRRLRERVQELLEAAQRAYPVRPKDASDTWWVPAHLGGTAPTPAEVRELG; encoded by the coding sequence ATGGCAGAACTCGTCTATCGACCGGTCATCGGCGCCGCTCGCACCATGTTCAAGGCGCTCGACCTGAAGATCGACACTCAGGGTTCGGAGCACATCCCGAAGACCGGTGGTGCGGTACTGGTCAGCAACCACATCAGCTATCTCGACTTCATCTTCACCGGGCTCGGCGCCCTTCCGCAGAAGCGGCTCGTCCGCTTCATGGCGAAGGAGTCGGTCTTCCGGCACAAGATCTCCGGTCCGCTGATGCGGGGAATGAAGCACATCCCCGTGGATCGCAAGCAGGGTGAGGACGCGTACGCGCACGCGCTTCAGTCGCTGCGCTCCGGCGAGATCGTCGGGGTCTTCCCGGAAGCCACCATCTCGCAGTCCTTCACGCTGAAGAGCTTCAAGTCGGGTGCCGCGCGCCTGGCCCAGGAGGCCGGGGTCCCGCTGATCCCGATGGCGCTCTGGGGTACGCAGCGGATCTGGACGAAGGGTCGTCCGCGCAACTTCGGGCGCAGCCACATCCCGATCACGATCCGTGTCGGCGAGCCCGTCGAGGCGCCCGCCGACCAGTACGCGGGCGCCATCACCCGGCGGCTGCGGGAGCGGGTGCAGGAGTTGCTGGAAGCGGCGCAGCGGGCCTATCCGGTGCGCCCGAAGGACGCGAGCGACACCTGGTGGGTGCCGGCCCACCTCGGCGGTACGGCCCCGACCCCCGCCGAGGTGCGCGAGCTGGGCTGA
- a CDS encoding B3/4 domain-containing protein, with amino-acid sequence MTLTLTVSDEVRTLAPGFTHLAVEAHGLSNGPSDARSSALLDDAARRLAERLGGRAPHEDPHMAAWREIYTAFGAKPSRTRNSAEALARRALADGGLPRINRLVDAYNAISVAHLVPVGGEDTDHIKGGMRLIRATGEEPFPTVAGGEETVEHPESGEVVWCDDEGVTCRRWNWRQGVRTRLTEESVSALFLLEGLAPMTNGELEAAGAELAVHLEQLSPGARITVHAPR; translated from the coding sequence ATGACCCTCACCCTCACCGTGTCCGACGAGGTGCGCACCCTCGCTCCGGGCTTCACCCACCTCGCCGTCGAGGCGCACGGTCTCAGCAACGGCCCCAGCGACGCACGCAGCTCCGCCCTGCTGGACGACGCCGCCCGCCGGCTCGCCGAGCGCCTGGGCGGCCGGGCCCCGCACGAGGACCCGCACATGGCGGCCTGGCGCGAGATCTACACGGCCTTCGGTGCCAAGCCCTCCCGCACCCGCAACTCGGCCGAGGCGCTCGCCCGCCGCGCCCTCGCCGACGGCGGACTGCCCCGCATCAACCGGCTCGTCGACGCCTACAACGCGATCAGCGTCGCCCACCTCGTCCCGGTCGGCGGCGAGGACACCGACCACATCAAGGGCGGGATGCGGCTGATCCGCGCGACGGGCGAGGAGCCATTCCCCACGGTCGCCGGCGGCGAGGAGACGGTGGAGCACCCCGAGTCCGGCGAAGTCGTCTGGTGCGACGACGAGGGCGTCACCTGCCGCCGCTGGAACTGGCGCCAGGGCGTCCGCACCCGGCTCACCGAGGAGTCCGTCAGCGCCCTCTTCCTGCTGGAGGGGCTCGCGCCCATGACGAACGGCGAGCTCGAGGCCGCGGGCGCCGAACTCGCCGTACACCTGGAACAGCTGAGCCCCGGGGCGCGGATCACCGTCCACGCCCCGCGCTGA
- a CDS encoding transglutaminase family protein, translated as MELTQQSPDVGAYLAADEAIDHDHPRVEAAAARLALAVEGAYAYARAAFEFVRDTIPHSADSGDERVTWRASDVLAARTGICHAKSIALTALLRARGIPAGLCFQRLTDDDGANPVLHGLVALRLPEVGCWARVDPRGNKPGVDARFSPPVERLAWKVREEFNEIDYPVVYAAPPEVLLHALRSARDRSELWRTLPAGL; from the coding sequence ATGGAGCTGACCCAGCAATCCCCGGACGTCGGCGCGTACCTGGCCGCCGACGAGGCCATCGACCACGATCATCCGCGCGTCGAGGCCGCGGCGGCCCGCCTTGCGCTCGCGGTGGAGGGCGCATACGCCTACGCGCGGGCCGCCTTCGAGTTCGTCCGTGACACCATCCCGCACTCCGCCGACTCCGGGGACGAACGCGTGACCTGGCGCGCCTCCGACGTGCTCGCCGCCCGTACCGGCATCTGCCACGCGAAATCCATCGCCCTCACGGCGCTGCTGCGCGCCCGCGGCATCCCGGCCGGTCTCTGCTTCCAGCGGCTGACGGACGACGACGGAGCGAACCCGGTGCTCCACGGCCTGGTGGCGCTGAGGCTTCCCGAGGTCGGGTGCTGGGCCCGCGTGGACCCGCGCGGGAACAAGCCGGGCGTCGACGCGCGGTTCTCGCCGCCGGTAGAGCGGCTGGCGTGGAAGGTGCGCGAGGAGTTCAATGAAATCGACTATCCGGTAGTCTATGCTGCACCACCCGAGGTGCTCCTCCACGCGCTGAGGAGCGCGCGGGACCGCTCGGAGCTCTGGCGGACCCTGCCCGCGGGCCTCTGA
- a CDS encoding low specificity L-threonine aldolase, whose translation MRTDARRHHDPQVRGFASDNYAGAHPEVLAAIALANGGHQVAYGEDDYTGHLQRVMHSHFGPTAEAFPVFNGTGANVVALQALTDRWGAVICAETAHINVDEGGAPERMGGLKLLTVPTPDGKLTPELIDRQAYGWDDEHRAMPQVVSIAQNTELGTVYTPDEIRAICDHAHERGMKVHLDGARIANAAASLDVPMRTFTNTVGVDVLTFGGTKNGALFGEVVVVLNPDAVRAMKHLRKLSMQLASKMRFVSVQMEALLAKDLWLRNARHANAMAQRLAEGVRAIDGVEILYPVQANAVFARLPHAVSERLQQRFRFYFWDEAAGDVRWMCAFDTREDDVDAFLQALKEEMAR comes from the coding sequence GTGAGGACCGACGCACGCCGTCACCACGATCCGCAGGTCCGCGGCTTCGCCAGTGACAACTACGCGGGCGCGCACCCGGAGGTTCTCGCGGCCATCGCCCTCGCCAACGGCGGCCACCAGGTCGCCTACGGCGAGGACGACTACACCGGCCACCTCCAGCGGGTCATGCACAGCCACTTCGGCCCCACCGCCGAGGCGTTCCCCGTCTTCAACGGCACCGGGGCCAACGTGGTGGCCCTCCAGGCGCTCACCGACCGCTGGGGCGCCGTCATCTGCGCCGAGACCGCGCACATCAACGTGGACGAGGGCGGTGCGCCCGAGCGGATGGGCGGGCTCAAGCTGCTCACCGTGCCCACCCCGGACGGCAAGCTCACCCCCGAGCTGATCGACCGGCAGGCGTACGGCTGGGACGACGAGCACCGGGCCATGCCCCAGGTCGTCTCGATCGCCCAGAACACCGAGCTGGGCACCGTCTACACCCCCGACGAGATCCGCGCCATCTGCGACCACGCCCACGAGCGCGGCATGAAGGTGCACCTCGACGGGGCCCGGATAGCCAACGCGGCCGCCTCCCTGGACGTGCCGATGCGGACGTTCACCAACACGGTCGGCGTGGACGTGCTGACCTTCGGCGGGACGAAGAACGGCGCGCTGTTCGGCGAGGTGGTCGTCGTGCTGAACCCGGACGCGGTCCGGGCGATGAAGCACCTGCGCAAGCTCTCCATGCAGCTCGCCTCCAAGATGCGGTTCGTCTCCGTCCAGATGGAGGCGCTGCTCGCCAAGGACCTGTGGCTGCGCAACGCCCGGCACGCCAATGCCATGGCCCAGCGGCTCGCCGAAGGCGTCCGGGCGATCGACGGGGTGGAGATCCTGTACCCGGTGCAGGCCAACGCCGTGTTCGCACGGCTGCCGCACGCGGTCAGCGAGCGGCTCCAGCAGCGCTTCCGCTTCTACTTCTGGGACGAGGCCGCCGGGGACGTCCGCTGGATGTGCGCCTTCGACACCCGCGAGGACGACGTCGACGCGTTCCTCCAGGCGCTCAAGGAAGAGATGGCGCGGTAG
- a CDS encoding SDR family NAD(P)-dependent oxidoreductase, whose protein sequence is MNGIGTGEGNGALEGAVVAVAGAAGPAGRATLLRLAEAGATVVGCDAHPERLAEAVDAARYAHGGATVTGETVDLLDLDATRDWAKRTEAEFGRVDGLVHLVGGWRGSPSFQETALSDWDALEKLLIRTVQSTSLAFQEPLERSDRGRYLLISAAGASKPTAGNAAYSAAKAAAEAWTLALGDAFRKAGGEDGPCTAAAILVVKALVHDAMRAERPNAKFAGFTDVTELAEAIAGVWDRPAPEVNGKRLWLTPQP, encoded by the coding sequence ATGAACGGAATCGGTACGGGCGAGGGGAACGGGGCGCTCGAAGGAGCCGTCGTCGCGGTCGCCGGAGCGGCCGGCCCTGCCGGACGCGCGACGCTGCTGCGACTCGCCGAGGCGGGCGCGACGGTCGTCGGCTGCGACGCGCACCCCGAACGTCTCGCCGAGGCGGTGGACGCCGCCCGGTACGCCCACGGGGGTGCGACCGTCACCGGTGAGACCGTCGACCTGCTCGATCTCGACGCCACCCGCGACTGGGCCAAGCGCACCGAGGCGGAGTTCGGCCGCGTCGACGGCCTGGTCCACCTCGTGGGCGGCTGGCGCGGCAGCCCGTCGTTCCAGGAAACGGCGCTCTCCGACTGGGACGCCCTGGAGAAGCTGCTCATCCGCACCGTCCAGTCCACCTCACTGGCCTTCCAGGAGCCCCTGGAACGCAGCGACCGCGGCCGCTACCTCCTGATCAGCGCCGCCGGGGCCAGCAAGCCCACCGCGGGCAACGCCGCCTACTCCGCCGCCAAGGCCGCGGCCGAGGCGTGGACCCTCGCGCTGGGCGACGCCTTCCGCAAGGCGGGAGGCGAGGACGGGCCGTGCACCGCTGCTGCGATCCTGGTGGTCAAGGCACTGGTGCACGACGCCATGCGCGCCGAGCGCCCGAATGCGAAGTTCGCCGGTTTCACCGACGTCACGGAACTGGCCGAGGCCATCGCCGGCGTCTGGGACCGGCCCGCCCCCGAAGTGAACGGAAAGCGCCTGTGGCTGACCCCGCAACCGTGA
- a CDS encoding DUF6421 family protein — translation MTEILVHHAADGAIATAQRVVEHPAWPVLKDAVEEIRPWQAEDGSIDFEAEGAPSPATVEKVLDRVIGAVEELSPLLPHDAAYHRALVTDLRRWAADGFRVPDFLDSLLAFQPARNRVDGLQHLVVFAMYTQNGNPDRNLEAVVLTMVWPEWLAELEATRYDNPLFCGIAFEDFTSGYDTHSAVLFPETIAVREAPERFSWGGIFCDREAARFRRVTEAAVDLLGLELPDDIRAMVGDQQRCEQAFVLWDMVHDRTHSHGDLPFDPFMIKQRQPFWMYGLEELRCDLTAFKEAVKLESEGNAHGRDVQYAVLFDRMFRFPVSGERVRNYDGLGGQLLFAYLHKHDVVRWTDNTLKIDWDRAPEVTNQLCGEIEQLYRDGIDRPKLVHWFAAYDLVSTYLAPHPGSRWAKGPDALDLTLPPRKLVDDVLPDEFPLSMFYEALAKKLKHVIASAKGITAANDERAAA, via the coding sequence ATGACGGAAATTCTTGTGCACCACGCCGCCGACGGCGCGATAGCTACGGCCCAGCGGGTCGTCGAGCACCCGGCCTGGCCCGTGCTCAAGGATGCGGTCGAGGAGATCCGCCCCTGGCAGGCCGAGGACGGTTCCATCGACTTCGAGGCCGAGGGCGCCCCGTCCCCGGCCACCGTCGAGAAGGTCCTCGACCGGGTGATCGGCGCGGTCGAGGAGCTGTCCCCGCTCCTCCCGCACGACGCCGCCTACCACCGCGCGCTCGTCACCGACCTGCGCCGCTGGGCCGCCGACGGCTTCCGCGTCCCGGACTTCCTGGACTCGCTGCTCGCGTTCCAGCCGGCGCGGAACCGGGTCGACGGCCTCCAGCACCTCGTCGTCTTCGCGATGTACACGCAGAACGGCAACCCCGACCGCAACCTCGAAGCGGTCGTCCTCACGATGGTCTGGCCCGAATGGCTCGCCGAGCTGGAGGCCACCCGCTACGACAACCCGCTCTTCTGCGGCATCGCCTTCGAGGACTTCACCTCCGGCTACGACACCCACTCCGCCGTGCTCTTCCCGGAGACCATCGCCGTGCGTGAGGCCCCCGAGCGGTTCAGCTGGGGCGGCATCTTCTGCGACCGCGAGGCCGCCCGCTTCCGCCGCGTCACCGAGGCGGCCGTCGACCTGCTCGGCCTGGAGCTGCCCGACGACATCCGCGCGATGGTCGGCGACCAGCAGCGCTGCGAGCAGGCGTTCGTCCTGTGGGACATGGTCCACGACCGCACCCACAGCCACGGCGACCTGCCGTTCGACCCGTTCATGATCAAGCAGCGCCAGCCGTTCTGGATGTACGGCCTGGAGGAGCTGCGCTGCGACCTCACCGCCTTCAAGGAGGCCGTGAAGCTGGAGTCCGAGGGCAACGCCCACGGCCGTGACGTGCAGTACGCGGTGCTCTTCGACCGGATGTTCCGCTTCCCCGTCTCCGGTGAGCGCGTCCGCAACTACGACGGCCTCGGCGGCCAGCTGCTCTTCGCGTACCTCCACAAGCACGACGTCGTCCGCTGGACCGACAACACCCTGAAGATCGACTGGGACCGGGCCCCGGAGGTCACCAACCAGCTCTGCGGCGAGATCGAGCAGCTCTACCGCGACGGCATCGACCGCCCCAAGCTGGTCCACTGGTTCGCCGCCTACGACCTCGTCTCCACCTACCTCGCTCCGCATCCGGGATCGCGCTGGGCCAAGGGCCCCGACGCCCTCGACCTCACACTTCCTCCTCGCAAGCTCGTCGACGACGTGCTTCCGGACGAGTTTCCCCTGAGCATGTTCTATGAGGCGCTCGCCAAGAAGCTGAAGCACGTGATTGCCTCTGCCAAGGGGATCACCGCGGCGAACGATGAGCGGGCAGCCGCGTGA
- a CDS encoding glycerophosphodiester phosphodiesterase family protein — protein MSFLTLGHRGVMGVEPENTLRSFIRAEASGMDAIELDLHLSKDGALAVMHDADVDRTTDGTGPIAGKTLAELRELDAGRGERVPVFEEVLDAVSSPLQAEIKDVAAARALADVIRERGLVGRVEVSSFHDEAVVEIARLVPGVRTVLIASRWGADVVDRAKAAGAATLALNIRRLTLEVVEQAHAESVKVIGWVVNTQDHLRLARALGLDGATTDFPEIRRAGRFTA, from the coding sequence TTGTCCTTTCTCACCCTGGGTCATCGCGGAGTGATGGGCGTCGAGCCCGAGAACACGCTGCGCTCCTTCATCCGCGCGGAGGCGTCCGGGATGGACGCCATCGAGCTGGATCTCCACCTCAGCAAGGACGGCGCGCTCGCCGTCATGCACGACGCGGACGTGGACCGCACCACGGACGGGACCGGACCGATCGCGGGCAAGACCCTGGCGGAGCTGCGCGAGCTGGACGCCGGGCGGGGCGAGCGGGTCCCCGTCTTCGAGGAGGTGCTGGACGCCGTCTCCTCCCCGCTCCAGGCGGAGATCAAGGACGTGGCGGCGGCCCGCGCGCTGGCGGACGTGATCCGGGAACGCGGTCTCGTCGGGCGGGTGGAGGTGTCCTCGTTCCACGACGAGGCCGTGGTGGAGATCGCGCGGCTGGTGCCCGGCGTGAGGACGGTCCTGATCGCCAGCCGCTGGGGCGCGGACGTGGTGGACCGGGCGAAGGCGGCGGGCGCGGCGACGCTCGCGCTGAACATCCGCCGCCTCACCCTGGAGGTGGTGGAGCAGGCGCACGCGGAGAGCGTGAAGGTGATCGGCTGGGTGGTGAACACCCAGGACCACCTGCGTCTCGCGCGGGCCCTGGGGCTGGACGGCGCGACGACGGACTTCCCCGAGATCCGCCGCGCCGGACGCTTCACCGCCTGA
- a CDS encoding GNAT family N-acetyltransferase, with protein MDTTTPRAEARLTFRDATGDDAPALVDLVESAYRGDSSRAGWTTEADILQGQRTDEQGVRDVIDAPASRLLAVERDGELIACCQLEHRGAAAYFGMFAVRPGLQGGGLGKLIIAEAERAAKESWDVTEMHMTVISVRDDLIAWYERRGYRRTGQLTPFPYGDERFGIPQRDDLAFELLVKSI; from the coding sequence ATGGACACCACCACGCCCCGCGCCGAGGCCCGGCTGACCTTCCGCGACGCGACCGGGGACGACGCCCCGGCGCTGGTGGACCTGGTCGAGTCCGCCTACCGGGGCGACTCGAGCCGCGCCGGGTGGACCACCGAGGCGGACATCCTCCAGGGGCAGCGGACCGACGAGCAGGGGGTGCGCGACGTCATCGACGCCCCGGCGAGCAGGCTGCTGGCCGTGGAGCGCGACGGCGAGCTGATCGCCTGCTGCCAGCTCGAACACCGGGGCGCCGCCGCCTACTTCGGCATGTTCGCGGTCCGGCCCGGCCTCCAGGGCGGCGGGCTCGGCAAGCTGATCATCGCCGAGGCGGAGCGCGCCGCGAAGGAGAGCTGGGACGTCACCGAGATGCACATGACGGTCATCTCGGTGCGCGACGACCTGATCGCCTGGTACGAGCGGCGCGGCTACCGCCGTACGGGACAGCTCACGCCCTTCCCGTACGGCGACGAGCGCTTCGGCATCCCCCAGCGCGACGACCTGGCCTTCGAGCTGCTCGTCAAGAGCATCTGA
- a CDS encoding DUF5134 domain-containing protein — MHGGTQAGWLLMALCAVSGAYCLLRARTGTPQERRTARSEALMGFGMAAMAVPAAVLSPPDWAWSVYAVLFGAAAVRALRPALCGGHHLHHLVGSLAMVYMAVTMAPAVMGSGGAGHAGHGAAAGAGGVPLLTGTLLAYYAAYVLGTAGRLLPAAASVPAGGTAPTGRRTGSGGPGAGGAGGGTDGGPEMATACRLTMGIGMFAMLLTL; from the coding sequence GTGCACGGAGGGACCCAGGCCGGCTGGCTGCTGATGGCGTTGTGCGCGGTGAGTGGAGCGTACTGCCTGCTGCGCGCCCGCACGGGGACGCCGCAGGAGCGCCGCACCGCGCGCTCGGAGGCGCTCATGGGCTTCGGCATGGCGGCGATGGCCGTTCCGGCGGCGGTGCTGTCGCCGCCGGACTGGGCGTGGTCGGTGTACGCGGTGCTGTTCGGCGCCGCCGCGGTGCGAGCACTGCGGCCCGCTCTGTGCGGCGGGCACCATCTGCACCATCTCGTCGGCTCGCTGGCCATGGTCTACATGGCCGTGACGATGGCCCCCGCGGTGATGGGGAGCGGCGGTGCCGGGCATGCCGGGCACGGGGCGGCGGCGGGGGCCGGGGGCGTCCCCCTGCTCACCGGGACGCTGCTCGCCTACTACGCCGCGTACGTGCTGGGCACGGCCGGCCGCCTGCTGCCCGCGGCCGCCTCGGTCCCGGCGGGCGGTACGGCACCCACGGGCCGGAGGACCGGCTCCGGGGGGCCCGGGGCGGGTGGCGCCGGGGGCGGGACGGACGGAGGGCCGGAGATGGCGACCGCCTGCCGGCTGACGATGGGGATCGGCATGTTCGCCATGCTGCTCACCCTGTGA